In a genomic window of Panthera tigris isolate Pti1 chromosome D4, P.tigris_Pti1_mat1.1, whole genome shotgun sequence:
- the LOC102951600 gene encoding procathepsin L-like produces MYPFAFLTALCLGIVSATIELDQSLDEQWIQWKETHGKQYGMVEECRRAVWEKNMKMIIQHNQEYYQGKHRFLMAMNGFGDMTNEEFRHMMIGLKTQKSENGEVFKVPFCAGTSVPVERKQTSTISPGRCASGWAFSAAGALEVQMFRKTGKRVSLSVQNLLDCSWPQGNEGCNGGLMSNAFQYVKDNGGLDTEESYPYVARDGPCKYRPEHSAANITAFHTIPQREKILMMILRKVGPVSATIDASLDTFRFYKRGIYYDPKCSSEDLNHGVLVVGYGFQGKESDNQKYWFVKNSWGTDWGMDGYIKMAKDRDNHCGITTKASFPIV; encoded by the exons ATGTATCCTTTTGCCTTCCTGACTGCACTTTGCTTGGGAATAGTTTCAGCTACTATAGAGCTTGATCAAAGTTTAGATGAACAGTGGATCCAGTGGAAGGAGACACATGGGAAGCAATATGGCATG GTTGAAGAATGCAGAAGAGCCGTGTGGgagaagaatatgaaaatgattaTACAGCACAATCAGGAATACTATCAAGGGAAACACCGCTTTTTGATGGCAATGAATGGCTTTGGTGACATG ACCAATGAAGAATTCAGGCACATGATGATTGGTCTTAAAACGCAGAAGAGTGAGAATGGGGAAGTGTTTAAAGTCCCCTTCTGTGCTGGCACCTCTGTACCTGTCGAGAGAAAACAGACGTCCACTATAAGTCCT GGTCGGTGTGCTTCTGGCTGGGCTTTTAGTGCAGCTGGTGCCCTTGAAGTACAGATGTTCCGGAAAACTGGCAAACGTGTTTCCTTGAGTGTGCAGAACCTCCTGGACTGCTCTTGGCCTCAAGGCAATGAGGGCTGCAATGGTGGTCTAATGAGTAATGCCTTCCAGTATGTTAAGGACAACGGAGGCCTGGACACAGAGGAATCCTATCCATATGTTGCAAGA GATGGACCCTGCAAATACAGGCCTGAGCATTCTGCTGCCAATATCACTGCCTTTCACACAATCCCTCAGCGGGAGAAGATCCTTATGATGATACTACGAAAGGTGGGGCCCGTCTCTGCGACTATTGATGCAAGCCTGGATACCTTCCGGTTCTATAAACGAG GCATTTATTACGATCCAAAGTGCAGCAGTGAAGACCTGAATCACGGTGTTCTGGTGGTTGGCTATGGCTTTCAAGGAAAAGAATCCGATAACCAAAAATATTGGTTTGTCAAGAACAG CTGGGGCACTGACTGGGGCATGGATGGCtacataaaaatggccaaagaccGGGACAACCACTGTGGAATCACCACCAAGGCCAGCTTTCCTATCGTGTGA